From a single Candidatus Defluviilinea gracilis genomic region:
- a CDS encoding GAF domain-containing protein, with protein sequence MLLTREQLQERLIALHQASLELVKDNSLEHLLERIAAVACEQAGARYAALGVLNDDGELVQFVSVGMTEEQVALIPHQPRGKGLVGELMNREEPLRVPVIQEHPRSVGFPVNHPHMVSFLGVPIRAGDVQLGQLYLTEKVNASEFTSDDEKIIQMLATYAAAAIQNVRIMEQMRERDLALTRRNVDMSLLNGIASTLTSSLELDEILNQTLALVMNYMKVEAGEIFLLTEDQVTLRMVLHRGQAAEAFWMRNQFRMGEGYIGMVAQTRKPMISARLEDDVLFVREAVVRAGFHQMICIPLLAGENLMGVMSVATQAKDAIDNRIVEMMAAVGAWAGLAIENARLHTDARRLAVLEERDRIGMDLHDGVIQSIYGLGLSLENVLLSLNEDSTDAKARVQGAIDGLNQVIRDLRAYILDLKPRQMGDDGLIGGIQRLIAEFKAHTFTEVQLTYTEKGLKNLSESHSLALFHLCQEALANAAKHAKAKNVHISLWRTKDRVLMELRDDGIGFDMEHVNISIGHGLANMQTRVQSVGGDVEISSHLNDGTTILAWVPRHPRG encoded by the coding sequence ATGTTACTTACCCGCGAACAATTACAGGAAAGGCTGATCGCCCTGCATCAAGCCAGCCTTGAGTTGGTGAAGGATAATTCTCTTGAGCATTTGTTGGAACGGATCGCGGCAGTTGCTTGCGAGCAGGCAGGCGCGCGTTATGCCGCGTTGGGCGTGCTGAATGACGATGGCGAACTTGTCCAGTTTGTTTCTGTGGGGATGACCGAAGAGCAGGTTGCGCTGATTCCGCATCAGCCGCGTGGGAAGGGGTTGGTGGGTGAATTGATGAATCGGGAAGAGCCGTTGCGCGTTCCGGTCATTCAAGAGCATCCGCGCTCGGTGGGTTTCCCTGTGAATCATCCGCACATGGTCTCGTTTTTGGGCGTTCCGATACGCGCCGGCGACGTTCAGTTGGGTCAACTTTATCTGACAGAGAAGGTGAATGCTTCGGAGTTCACCTCAGATGATGAGAAAATCATCCAAATGCTGGCTACCTATGCGGCGGCGGCGATCCAAAACGTCCGCATAATGGAGCAGATGCGGGAGCGCGACCTGGCGTTGACCCGCCGCAATGTGGATATGTCTCTGCTGAACGGTATCGCCTCAACCCTGACCTCGAGTTTGGAACTGGATGAGATTTTGAATCAGACCCTCGCGCTTGTGATGAACTATATGAAGGTGGAAGCGGGCGAGATTTTTCTTTTGACGGAGGATCAGGTTACTCTGCGCATGGTTTTGCATCGTGGGCAAGCCGCGGAGGCGTTTTGGATGCGGAATCAATTCCGAATGGGGGAGGGGTATATCGGCATGGTTGCCCAAACCCGTAAGCCAATGATTAGCGCGCGCCTTGAAGATGATGTTCTTTTTGTGCGTGAAGCCGTCGTGCGGGCAGGATTCCATCAGATGATCTGTATTCCCCTGCTTGCCGGTGAGAATTTGATGGGCGTGATGAGCGTTGCCACTCAAGCCAAAGACGCTATCGACAATCGGATCGTTGAGATGATGGCGGCGGTTGGTGCGTGGGCTGGCTTGGCGATTGAAAATGCGCGCCTGCATACCGATGCGCGGCGCCTGGCGGTGCTGGAAGAGCGCGATCGCATCGGCATGGACCTGCATGATGGGGTCATTCAATCCATTTATGGGCTGGGATTATCGCTAGAAAACGTGCTACTCTCATTAAATGAAGACTCAACAGACGCAAAAGCGCGCGTTCAAGGCGCGATAGACGGCTTGAATCAAGTGATCCGCGATTTGAGAGCGTATATTTTGGATCTTAAACCGAGGCAAATGGGCGACGATGGGTTGATAGGCGGTATTCAACGGCTGATTGCCGAGTTCAAAGCTCATACATTCACCGAGGTTCAACTTACTTATACTGAAAAAGGTTTGAAAAACCTGTCCGAATCGCATTCTCTTGCCTTATTTCACCTCTGTCAGGAGGCTTTAGCGAATGCGGCGAAGCATGCAAAAGCGAAAAACGTTCATATCTCGCTCTGGAGAACGAAAGACCGCGTGCTGATGGAGTTGCGCGACGATGGAATTGGCTTCGATATGGAGCATGTCAACATCAGTATCGGTCATGGGCTTGCCAACATGCAGACGCGCGTGCAATCGGTGGGCGGTGATGTTGAAATATCATCGCATTTGAATGATGGAACAACGATATTAGCATGGGTGCCGCGCCATCCGCGCGGTTGA
- a CDS encoding hydroxymethylglutaryl-CoA reductase, degradative — translation MTTSRIPGFYNLTLEERRAKLADASPLSPGELIRLTSPLAPDIASHMVENALGTFSLPLGIALNFMVNGRDVLVPMVIEEPSVIAGASFMAKLARANGGFTAEATEPLMIGQLQVLDVEELSQAAERVLAKKAELLTYVDAAESSLKSRGGGARDLEVRIIEESPIGKFLVIHLIYDVRDAMGANAVNTACERLAPKIEEITGGRAHLKILSNLTDKRMAKATCVIPVNELEIVAQDDILRFSGEEVRDGIIAAYAFAAADSYRAATHNKGIMNGVDPVVIATGNDWRAIEAGAHAYAARSGKYTSLSTWSKDKDGNLVGELEMPLAVGIVGGATKVHPAAQAAIKLMNVKSAGELAEIIVSVGLAQNMAALRALATEGIQRGHMSLHARQVAIAAGANGELIERVASQMAEERIVRIERAKEILKTMESGK, via the coding sequence ATGACGACTTCACGCATCCCCGGCTTTTACAACTTGACTCTCGAAGAGCGCCGCGCCAAACTAGCGGATGCTTCGCCTCTTTCGCCGGGCGAACTGATTCGGCTTACCAGCCCCCTCGCCCCCGACATTGCCTCGCACATGGTCGAAAACGCGCTTGGGACCTTCTCCCTGCCCCTCGGCATCGCGCTCAACTTCATGGTCAATGGACGCGATGTGCTTGTGCCTATGGTAATAGAAGAGCCATCGGTGATTGCGGGCGCGTCGTTCATGGCGAAACTCGCCCGCGCAAACGGCGGATTCACCGCCGAAGCAACCGAACCTCTCATGATCGGTCAGTTGCAGGTGTTGGATGTCGAAGAGTTGAGCCAAGCCGCTGAGCGGGTATTGGCGAAAAAAGCCGAACTGTTGACGTACGTTGACGCCGCCGAGTCAAGCCTAAAGTCCAGAGGCGGAGGCGCGAGGGATTTGGAAGTCCGCATCATCGAAGAATCCCCCATCGGGAAATTTCTCGTCATCCATTTAATCTACGACGTGCGCGATGCGATGGGCGCGAACGCGGTCAATACGGCGTGCGAGCGACTCGCGCCAAAAATCGAAGAGATCACAGGCGGGCGCGCGCATTTGAAGATTCTCTCGAACCTCACCGATAAACGCATGGCAAAAGCGACGTGTGTGATTCCCGTCAATGAGTTAGAGATCGTAGCGCAAGATGATATCTTGCGCTTCAGCGGTGAAGAAGTTCGAGATGGCATCATCGCCGCGTACGCCTTCGCCGCCGCAGACTCGTACCGCGCCGCGACTCACAACAAAGGAATCATGAACGGGGTTGACCCCGTCGTGATCGCAACGGGCAACGACTGGCGCGCCATCGAAGCGGGCGCGCACGCTTACGCGGCTCGTTCAGGCAAGTACACTTCATTATCTACTTGGTCGAAAGATAAAGATGGAAATTTAGTTGGCGAACTCGAAATGCCGCTGGCGGTGGGAATCGTCGGCGGGGCGACCAAGGTCCACCCTGCCGCGCAAGCCGCAATCAAGTTGATGAACGTGAAATCCGCTGGCGAACTGGCTGAGATCATCGTTTCTGTCGGTCTCGCTCAAAATATGGCGGCATTGCGCGCCCTCGCCACCGAAGGCATCCAGCGCGGACACATGTCGCTTCACGCGAGGCAGGTTGCCATCGCGGCGGGCGCGAACGGAGAATTGATCGAGCGAGTTGCGAGTCAAATGGCGGAGGAAAGAATTGTGAGAATTGAGCGCGCGAAAGAGATATTGAAGACGATGGAAAGTGGAAAGTAA